A region of the Streptomyces sp. NBC_00442 genome:
CCGCCATCGGCGCGCTCCTCGGCGGGGTGTTCTCCGGCTGGCAGGGACGCATCCACCGGCACGGGCTCGCGGTGTTGATCTCGGTCGGCGGGTGGGGCGCGGCCATCGCGGTGTTCGGCCTGACCCGGCACCTGTGGCTCGGCCTGTTCATGCTCGCGCTCGCCGGGTTCTCCGACACGGTGTCGATGGTGTTCCGCAACACGATGATGCAGGTCGCGGCGCCGGACGACATGCGGGGCCGGCTCCAGGGCGTCTTCATCGTCGTGGTCGCCGGCGGGCCGAGGCTCGGCGACTTCCTCGCGGGCACGGTGGCCGACCTGACGTCGCCGGGTGTCATGGTGGTGGGGGGTGGGCTGGCCTGTGTCCTCGCGGTGACGGTACTTGGCCTGAGCCGGCGGGGGTTTGCGCGTTACGACGCGCGGAATCCGGTCCCGTAGCGGGTCCGGGTCCCCCCCCGTACGGCTCGGCGGGGCCGCGGCTCCCTGGGGCTCCGCCCCGGACCCCGTACGCGCGTCTTCCCACCCACCCGCCCGTGCGGCAAGTCGGAAGGGTGCGGCTCCCTGGGGCTCCGCCCCGGACCCCGTATCGCGCCTGAAGGGCGCTCGTCCTCGATCTCCCCCAAGGCCTCAAGGGCCAGGGGCCCCATGAGGGGCTGAGGATGCCCATGCTGCCCGGCACCGAGTAGTTGAGGGGCGCGGGGAACTGCGCGAGACGCGGGCACGGTCTGCACACGAAGGCGGGTTTTTAGGGGCGCGGGGAACTGCGCGACCAGCTGTCCACGGTCCGCGGACGAAGGCGGGGTCAGGGGCGCGGGGTGCGAGCGCCCCGCCCGCAGCGCCCGCACCGCGCCCGGCCGGGCTACGCTCCCAACACCCCCCGCGCCACTCCCAGCTCCACCAAGTCCTGGGGACGCAACCGCAGTTGGGACGCCGTTCGCCGCACCTCCGACTCGTCCCGTTTCAAGATCGCCGCCGCCAGTTCCGGGGCGATCACCGAGAAGTAGCTGTCCGCCGTCACCCACGTGCGGTCGGGGGACGTCAGGGCGAGCGCGCCGCCCGAGCCGCCCTCGCCGATGACCAGCGTGGTCACCGGGACGCGCGCGGAGGCCACCGCCGCGAATGCCTCCGCGATCGCCGCGCCCTGCCCGGCACGTTCCGCCGCCGCGTCGTTCGCCGCGCCCGGGGTGTCCACGAGGGTCAGGACCGGGATGCCCAGGCGGTCGGCGAGGCGGATGACGCGCGCCGCGGTGCGGTAGCCGGCCGGGCGGGTCGCGGTGCCGGTCTGCGCCGCGTACGCGTAACTCGCCCCCCGGTGCAGGCCGAAGCCGCACAGCGTCCCGGGATCCACGCCCCCGCACCGGTCGCCCAGCAGCGCCTGGCGGTGCGGGAAGTACGCGTCCAGGTAGGCCTCCGCGCGCGGCCGCCCCGCCGCGCGGGCCCGGGTCACCGCCTCCCAGCCGTCCGCCGGGAGCCCCGACTCCCCGAACGGGTCCGGGGGCGGCGCCGGCCGGGACCCGCCGGTGCCCAGCAGCGTCAGCCAGCCCGCGAGGACACCCCGGAGGTTCTCCTTCCGTACGATCGCGTCGATCTGGCCCGCCGCCAGCTGACCCTCCGCCCGGTAGGCCGCCGGGTCCGCGTCCGCCGGGCGGACCCGGGAGCCCGCGAAACCGATCTGGGCGCCCGGCAGGGCGAGGACCACATCGGCGCCCGCGCCGAGCGTGGCCCAGCCGCCGCCCGTAGTCGGGTCGCGCAACACCGCGATCTGCGGCAGTCCCGCCGTCGTGAGCAGCGCCGACTGCCGTGCCACGCGCTGGAGTTGGGTCAGCGCGAGCATGCCTTCCTGCATGCGGCTGCCGCCGGTCGCGATCAGCGAGACGAGAGGAAGACGGCGCTCGCGTGCCGTCTCGTACGCCAGCTCCAGGCGGTCGCCCGTCCGCTGCCCGAGCGAGCCCCCGAGAAAGCCGAACTCGAAGGACAGCAGCACGCACGGCCGCCCCTCGACCGAGGCCACTCCGCAGACCACCGACTCCGTCTCGCCGGTACGCTCCGTGGCCCGTGCGCGCGAGGTGCCGTAGCCCGTCCAGGAGAGGGGGCCGTCGTCCGTGAAGTCCCTTTCGGGTGCGGCCAGTTCCTCGAACTCCCCTGCCACCAGGGCGATCGCCGCCCGCGCAGGGATCCGCTGGGACGTGTCAGACATGCAGGGCTCGCTTCATGATCTTGCCCATGTCGTTGCGGGGCAGTTCGGACAGGTAGCGCACCACGCGCGGGCGCTTGTGCGGGGCCAGCTGGGCGGC
Encoded here:
- a CDS encoding carboxyl transferase domain-containing protein, yielding MSDTSQRIPARAAIALVAGEFEELAAPERDFTDDGPLSWTGYGTSRARATERTGETESVVCGVASVEGRPCVLLSFEFGFLGGSLGQRTGDRLELAYETARERRLPLVSLIATGGSRMQEGMLALTQLQRVARQSALLTTAGLPQIAVLRDPTTGGGWATLGAGADVVLALPGAQIGFAGSRVRPADADPAAYRAEGQLAAGQIDAIVRKENLRGVLAGWLTLLGTGGSRPAPPPDPFGESGLPADGWEAVTRARAAGRPRAEAYLDAYFPHRQALLGDRCGGVDPGTLCGFGLHRGASYAYAAQTGTATRPAGYRTAARVIRLADRLGIPVLTLVDTPGAANDAAAERAGQGAAIAEAFAAVASARVPVTTLVIGEGGSGGALALTSPDRTWVTADSYFSVIAPELAAAILKRDESEVRRTASQLRLRPQDLVELGVARGVLGA